A window from Polaromonas naphthalenivorans CJ2 encodes these proteins:
- a CDS encoding helix-turn-helix domain-containing protein codes for MPLMPLARVEEACAMGEKLARLRMARRLRQADAAARAGIARSTAALIEKGDLSRTQAQILRYLEAIAPGVSLLSLLQEDDPSLQALAAREATRRVRPLGVAELKKLDF; via the coding sequence ATGCCCCTTATGCCCCTTGCCCGGGTTGAAGAGGCTTGCGCCATGGGTGAAAAGCTGGCACGCCTTCGCATGGCCCGGCGCCTGCGCCAAGCAGATGCCGCTGCCCGTGCGGGGATTGCGCGCTCCACGGCTGCGCTCATCGAAAAGGGCGACTTGAGCCGCACGCAAGCGCAAATCCTGCGCTATCTCGAAGCCATTGCGCCAGGGGTGAGCCTGCTGTCCCTGCTGCAGGAGGACGACCCCTCTTTGCAGGCCCTGGCAGCCAGGGAAGCGACCCGCCGCGTTCGCCCGCTTGGCGTGG